Proteins from a single region of Streptomyces glaucescens:
- a CDS encoding cytosine permease, translating into MSKTAETEGALETRGIEQVPDHERTARTRELFPTWVGANISVLLLTMGASLVVAYRLNIWQALIVAAVAPLVSYGLVGLIGIAGKRGGAPGMALSRAVFGQRGNLLPGSLIWVARWGWETINAVTGAYAMLTILDIVFGIGANGVLDMVMLLAFVVATFAISGLGIGAVQKCNTYATYLFGAFSVLVLGYLAVHTDWSKVLDHSAGSTAAVITGIGMIAAGGVSWIPSAPDFTRYLPRTASSRAIVGTAVGGAGVVVLPMVLMGAVMAVSTPDLASAADPVSFLGEILPTWIAVPYLLIALIGMLLINAMSMYSAGFTAQTLGIKVPRHWAVSVNALISLVFGGVLMLVATSFMGSFIAFLSLLAVAFSAWVGVFGADMLRRTEYDGEAMADTTRTSAYWYRGGFSPAAVTAWAAGLVAGLLFTTSDWFTGPLAGNNVIGEYGLGWVATVVVSGLLYLALPKPAVTAPVARPAGPAEEPQPAGV; encoded by the coding sequence ATGAGCAAGACCGCCGAGACCGAAGGCGCTCTCGAAACCCGCGGCATCGAGCAGGTACCGGACCACGAGCGCACCGCGAGAACCCGCGAGCTGTTCCCCACCTGGGTGGGTGCCAACATCAGCGTGCTGCTGCTCACCATGGGCGCGAGCCTGGTCGTCGCGTACCGGCTCAACATCTGGCAGGCGCTGATCGTCGCCGCCGTCGCGCCCCTGGTGTCGTACGGCCTGGTCGGGCTGATCGGCATCGCCGGCAAGCGGGGCGGGGCGCCGGGCATGGCGCTCTCCCGCGCCGTCTTCGGGCAGCGCGGCAATCTGCTGCCCGGCTCGCTGATCTGGGTGGCCCGCTGGGGCTGGGAGACGATCAACGCGGTGACCGGCGCCTACGCCATGCTCACCATCCTGGACATCGTGTTCGGCATCGGCGCGAACGGCGTGCTGGACATGGTGATGCTGCTGGCGTTCGTGGTCGCGACGTTCGCGATCTCCGGGCTCGGCATCGGTGCCGTGCAGAAGTGCAACACGTACGCGACCTACCTCTTCGGCGCGTTCTCGGTGCTGGTCCTGGGCTACCTGGCGGTGCACACGGACTGGTCGAAGGTGCTGGACCACTCCGCCGGCTCCACGGCCGCGGTGATCACCGGTATCGGCATGATCGCGGCGGGCGGCGTCAGCTGGATCCCCTCCGCGCCGGACTTCACCCGCTATCTGCCGCGCACGGCGTCCTCCAGGGCGATCGTGGGCACGGCGGTCGGCGGCGCCGGTGTCGTCGTGCTGCCGATGGTCCTCATGGGCGCGGTGATGGCGGTGTCCACGCCGGACCTGGCCTCGGCCGCCGACCCGGTCTCCTTCCTCGGCGAGATTTTGCCGACCTGGATCGCGGTGCCGTACCTGCTGATCGCGCTGATCGGCATGCTGCTGATCAACGCGATGTCGATGTACTCGGCGGGCTTCACCGCGCAGACCCTCGGCATCAAGGTGCCCCGGCACTGGGCGGTGTCCGTCAACGCGCTGATCTCGCTGGTCTTCGGCGGCGTGCTGATGCTGGTGGCGACGAGCTTCATGGGCTCGTTCATCGCCTTCCTGTCCCTGCTGGCGGTGGCGTTCTCCGCGTGGGTCGGGGTGTTCGGCGCGGACATGCTGCGACGCACGGAGTACGACGGCGAGGCGATGGCGGACACCACGCGCACCAGCGCCTACTGGTACCGGGGCGGCTTCTCCCCGGCCGCGGTGACCGCCTGGGCGGCCGGTCTGGTCGCGGGCCTGCTCTTCACCACGTCGGACTGGTTCACCGGCCCGCTCGCCGGCAACAACGTGATCGGCGAGTACGGCCTCGGCTGGGTCGCCACGGTCGTGGTGTCGGGCCTGCTGTACCTGGCCCTGCCGAAGCCGGCCGTGACCGCTCCGGTGGCGCGGCCGGCCGGCCCGGCCGAGGAGCCCCAGCCGGCCGGCGTATAA